GGACAGGAGGGGAACGTGAGGTTGACGGAGTTCATGGACAGTAGCCTCATCGCCTTGGATGTGAAGGCGAGGAGCAGAAACGAGGCCCTGCGCCACTTAGTGCGCCTGGCGGCAAAGAGCGCTGCGTTGCGTGACCCGGAGACCTTCCTGCGTGAAGTACTGGCGCGCGAAAAATTGGGCACGACTGCCGTGGGCGATGGTGTCGCCTTCCCCCACGCGCGCAGCGAAGCCGTCACCCAGATTCTTGTCGTGGTGGGACGCCTGAAGGACGGTGTGGATTTCGGCGCCGAGGATGGGAAGAAGGTGCGCTTAGTGGTGCTCATGGGCACTCCACCCAAGGACATAGCTCGCTACCTGAAACTGTTGGCGCGGTTTGCTGCAGTCATGCGGCAGGAAGAACTGCGCGAGCGGCTGCTGCACGCGAGCTCCCCCGCCGACGTGCTCCGTGCCATTGACCAGGCAGACACCACACCGGAGGAGGAGTAGATGGATTCTGCTCACGGGCGGGCGGAGCGGTCCCGCGCGGCCCGCATCCATCCCCTTCGCCACACCGGCAAATGGGTGTTGCTGAGCGTGCTCATGGGCGTAGTGGGCGGACTGGCAGCTATCGGCTTTTTCGAGCTTCTCCAGCTGACCAGCCATCTCCTCCTTGGTACCGTCTGCCATTATCATCCTCCGGCTCCGGCGGGCGAGGCGACGCCGGGGCCACCTGGCGCAACACTGCCCGTGCGCTGGCTCCTGGTGCTCATGCCTGCCCTTGGCGGACTCTTGGCAGGAGCGATGGTGTTCTTTCTTGCTCCCGAGGCGGAGGGTCATGGCACCGATGCGGTGATTGACTCATTTCATCGTCATCGCGGGCGCATTCGCTCCCAAGTGCCTTTGGTGAAGGCCATATCTTCCATTATAACCATCGGCTCGGGGGGAAGTGCCGGCCGCGAGGGGCCCATCGCGCAGATCGCTGCCGGTTTCGGCTCGGTGCTGGCGTCCTTGCTGCGGCTCACCGATGCGGAGCGACGCACTCTGCTCACCTCAGGCATGGCCGCCGGGGTGGGTGCCATCTTCCGTTCCCCTTTGGGCGGGGCGCTGTTCAGCGTGGAAGTCCTGTACAAGCGCGACTTTGAAGCTGGAGCCCTCATCCCTTCGCTCATCTCCTCAATTGTTGCCTATTCGGTGTTCACCTACCGCTTCGGCTTCGGCCACTTGTTTTCCGCACACGTGGCGCCATTCGAGCGGCCGGTCGAACTCCTCTTCCACCTGGGCTTAGGAGTGGCGTGCGCCGCCTTGGGAATCGTCTTTGTCCGGGTGTTCTACGGGATGCGGGACCGCTTCTTTCGGCAGCTGCCGGTGCCCAACTATCTGAAGCCGGCAATCGGCGGCCTCATGTTGGGCGGCCTTGCCTGGTTTGTGCCGGAGGTGCTCTCCGGAGGCTATGGCTTTCTACAAATGGCAATTGATGGGCACCTGGCCTTCAGGACGTTGGCGGTCCTGGCCTGCGCCAAAATTCTCGCGACCTCCTTCACAGTCAGCTCCGGCGGGAGCGGCGGAGTCTTCGCGCCGTCCATGGTCATCGGCGGCATGCTGGGTGGAGCCTTCGGTCAGGCGGCCAAACATTTTTTTCCGCACCTGATCGCTGACCCCAACGTGTTCGTCCTGGTGGGAATGGGAGCCTTCTTTGCGGGCGTCGCCAAGACGCCGATTAGCTCCATGCTCATGGTCTGCGAAATGACCGGTGGCTACCAACTCTTAGTCCCCATGATGGGCGCAGCCTCCGTGGCCTATTTGCTCACCGGGCAGACCAGCATCTACGAGAAACAGCCCATGCGCATGGCCGATTCCCCGGCCCACGTCGGGGACTTTACCTTCAATGTGCTGGAGGAGCTGAGCGTCCGGGATGCCTGGCGCCCCTCCGCGAAGGTGATCGTGGTGCGCGAGGACATGCGCATGCCGGAATTCCGCCGCATCGTGGCGCAGCATGAAGAGTCGTACTTCCCCGTGGTTGATCACCACAAGAGAATTGTGGGAATCATATCACTGCGCAACGTCCACTCCGTGCTTTTCGCCGAGGACTTGGACCGGGCTCTTGTTGCCCGCGACCTGATGGTGCCGCCGGTGGTGGTCACGCTCAACGAGAATCTCCACAGCGCCCTGCAGAAATTCGTGGCCAGCGGCTACGGGCAAATCCCTGTGGTTGACGAGAGCGACCCCACCCGCATCGTGGGCCTGCTCTCACACGAGGACCTCATCGAGGCCTACAACCGCGAACTGCTGCGGCGCAAAGGGCAAGAGGAGGCCCTCAAGAGGAGGCGTTGACCCCCGGTGACGCGGGCCCGCCTTTGCCTTCACAGGGGCACCTTGGCAGCGCGCAGGCGGGTGCGACGGTAGTGGCTCTTTACTTGGTGCACAAAGGCCTCTAACCGCGTGGTGAGTGCCGCGGCGCTGGCGTCGCCGTACACCAAGCTGGTGATGGGCAGGTTGCCGTGTTCCCTCCCGATCCGCTTGATGAGTGCCGCGGTGGCGTTGCCCACCATGCAGTTGAAGCAGTAGGCATTGATGACCCCGTTCACCCCGCGTCGGGCAAACTCCACC
The sequence above is a segment of the Calditrichota bacterium genome. Coding sequences within it:
- a CDS encoding chloride channel protein, which codes for MDSAHGRAERSRAARIHPLRHTGKWVLLSVLMGVVGGLAAIGFFELLQLTSHLLLGTVCHYHPPAPAGEATPGPPGATLPVRWLLVLMPALGGLLAGAMVFFLAPEAEGHGTDAVIDSFHRHRGRIRSQVPLVKAISSIITIGSGGSAGREGPIAQIAAGFGSVLASLLRLTDAERRTLLTSGMAAGVGAIFRSPLGGALFSVEVLYKRDFEAGALIPSLISSIVAYSVFTYRFGFGHLFSAHVAPFERPVELLFHLGLGVACAALGIVFVRVFYGMRDRFFRQLPVPNYLKPAIGGLMLGGLAWFVPEVLSGGYGFLQMAIDGHLAFRTLAVLACAKILATSFTVSSGGSGGVFAPSMVIGGMLGGAFGQAAKHFFPHLIADPNVFVLVGMGAFFAGVAKTPISSMLMVCEMTGGYQLLVPMMGAASVAYLLTGQTSIYEKQPMRMADSPAHVGDFTFNVLEELSVRDAWRPSAKVIVVREDMRMPEFRRIVAQHEESYFPVVDHHKRIVGIISLRNVHSVLFAEDLDRALVARDLMVPPVVVTLNENLHSALQKFVASGYGQIPVVDESDPTRIVGLLSHEDLIEAYNRELLRRKGQEEALKRRR
- a CDS encoding PTS sugar transporter subunit IIA, producing the protein MRLTEFMDSSLIALDVKARSRNEALRHLVRLAAKSAALRDPETFLREVLAREKLGTTAVGDGVAFPHARSEAVTQILVVVGRLKDGVDFGAEDGKKVRLVVLMGTPPKDIARYLKLLARFAAVMRQEELRERLLHASSPADVLRAIDQADTTPEEE